Within the Drosophila albomicans strain 15112-1751.03 chromosome 4, ASM965048v2, whole genome shotgun sequence genome, the region ACTCATAGAAAAAAATTCTTGCCTTCGgtttcaaattagttttaaaatatattcgcATACTTTCAACATATTATACTTTGCTGGTGATGAATTAgtgtttttattatagtttcGGATCATATTaggtttttaattaaagaaaagtcAATCCGAGAAAAGAGGTCAATACGATGTATACAATAGGCACGAATTCTTGATAAGgtaaaatgcttaaaatgtcCATGAGAAAGTAAATacaaccaacaaaaagaatttttgaaCGAAAAACAATCatgctttttaaattatttcttttatatctAAAACTACTATTAAGAAATGATATAGTACAAATACTACACAAAAGAATGTTAGTTGGTACAtatattgaattcaaatatattataagcTATATATCATTCCAAATTGTTGGCTTACAGTGTTATCAAACGCAGCTTGTTGCACAGCAGGTGGCTGTAACTTATTACGTAATACATTACCCATTGCAGGTTCAGACCACCAGTGTGGAAGGGATATCTGCAGCATTTCATAGTTCTCAATTCCAGCTATATTAAGTGTATGTCTgacaaattgttaatttattaaattacactcagacttttaatgttttattagCGATTACTCGAAAATATAACAACGCTCTATCCGCGAGAACAACTTTCGAGATATTTTATGTAATCAGTTATCTCATAGAAATAATATGATGGGTACGAATATTAATAGATTCTTGGAATTAActgtttaaataatattgatttccctccaatttgtaattgttgcCCGTTACCCAAATGGTAGGCAAccgtatgtatatttttgataagtCTTAATGCCTGATCTGATGATCTGATATAGTCGTGTATTCGTACGGCTATAGCCGTATATTCGAATGCCATTTTTGCACACAAATTAAGTCCATgttagaagttatttaataaatattttagaatatctatatttcaataaatattaattcatatGAGGTCAAGTTGTCGTACGCCTTAGACGCAGCTTCAAGAAACATGTCAATTTATGTTAACAGCTTTAAACCCTTCAACTaatttaaaacacaattaTTGCCGTGTAATCAGACTGAGAGATGTCACACTAGACATGTGTGTCAGCACTGCTGGAAAGTTTCGGGGTGACAGATATTAAAAGTGAATCAGGGCACTCTTAGCGACAGTATATCCTTTAGCTCGTCCACTTTTCTCTTTGCTCTTAATTTCGTCAAACCACCTACCAAAtctaatgaaaaattataattctcAAATTCTAAtctatttctcaaaatatgaACAATCATTGCAAAGAGTTGAAGATACTTGATAATTCTCATGGACTCATGGACAGAGCGCTGTCAACTACGAAAATCGAGAGCCAGGAAtcctcacagtcgagcatagtAGAATTCGATCCTCTTTTCAATAAGggctttatttggtaattTTTACTTACCTTTTAACATGATCATTTCCGaatagttttgattttgaattattagTTCGAGGAACTGGTACACTAGACAATCCGTGTAATAATACCAAGGACGCATCCGCTTTAGTCGATTTATCCACATTTGGTTGTGACTGTGAGGTGGCAAGAGGTTGgaatatttacatacaatCTTTAGATATATATGGCGGAATTTGTCGCGGGCGACACTATTTACAgtgaaaaaatacattaaataattttaacaagaaagaaagctacagtcgagtgtgctcgattgtgagatacccgctacccattttgaaaaaacaaaagagtgcggtttaattttgtaatatttgatatacatataaatatatgtactcTATATATGAAACCTTTGTACATTGAAATGTAAggataaataattatatactcTGGACATTTTAAACATTCACTTGAGATCATTCGATCGGACATACTATACTCGTAATTAAGAACCCGCCTATCATGCCTTATTGGTTTACCTGTGGTTCTTGCTTCCATTCGTTATCTGTTGTATCTTCCGAATCATCAAACTGACTCTTCCATTGCGAAGCAAGCGTAAGTGCACCGCCGCCCCTTGTTACCTGTTGAAGCGCCGATACGTTCTCATCATCAATTAAGGCGAATTGTGTCACAGAATGATCCCCAGCTGTAGCACTGCTTCTAACAGGAATAGAACTAATTACAGTGTTGCTCAAACGATGGCTTGATATCGAGCCAGTTCCAGCTCCTGACGATGATGGTCGCAAATTGGTCGAAGTTACTGATCGTCGATTAGCTGGTGGTATAGTCGTAGTTGAAGTTGCTGAGATCGCTGCTGATCTGggaattaatatttcattggCGCAAATTGCATCAAATGGCAAATTCTCTGCACTCTCAACGACTTGAGTTTGCATTGGCGGTGGTACATTTAAAACACGCAATCGTCCATATGTTGACTTTTGATCGGTAACATTAGTAGTGCTAAATAACCGTTTGCTATCGGAGCCTGATTCAGCTGatttttggtgttgttgtggACTGCTATAAGCATCTTCGACAGTGTTTTTTAtcatattatcattattttttttgttcgctgACTGTTGGTGACTATTGTCTCTACCTAGAGAGCGACTATTAGCACCGTCTACATTAATATGACTATTTTTGTTTCGTTCGAAATCAGTTTCGGTTGAATTGATCACAAGATCATTATTGCGTCCTTTGTGTGCTGAGTCATCGGTAAGGAGTTTTGCTAACAGTGGCAACGGATGCGAGACAACATGTTTCTCTTCTGTCGCATACTGCAAGTTGAAGTTTGGTTGGATTTTAAACTAAAACAGgttcaacaaaacaaaagactcaCGTATACGGGCGCTGAATTGTTGTGAATTGATGTTGATCCCTGAACTTGTTCTTGAGCCTGAATTGCGTTTCGTCTCATATTATTTGTGGCATGCGTTGACTTAAACTGcatgtttgtttgcattgtcGTCCCGGTATCGCCGTCAGCTGATTCGTGATTGGCAATTACTACCGACGAGGACTTTACCAATGCACTCGGAAAATTTGGTATGGCAACTGAACTATTTACAGCGAGCACCAGTtcctgctgatgctgctttgaaaatatattttgattaccTGCATTACTGTTTTGCATTGCGCTTTCCCCTGAAGCTTGTGccgtcattgttgttgcattgcaatttttgtCTACCTACAAATATCatgaacaattaaaaatatcattaaaataaaataaacgtgTTTTAAGCTTAAAAAAAGGAACAATCTTGTATGTATGTTCCAAGCTTAcggaaataaattttaaaataaataaatacaattattttatacaaatttattttatcataaaTGTGTTTACCATGTCATTAAACActcaaaaaactaaaaaaggCCTGATAAATTATATCacaatttaatacaaaaataaaataatacaaacataCTTTATATAAAAAGCGAATACATACTTTTCCTTAGTATTTAGAGGCTCCGTTGACGCCAACTGAGCAGTATCAATTTCGTTACGTTTCCGAATCTgttaataccaaaaaatataaattgaaattgttataGAATCATATACTAATTTGCTTACATATTCTTTGCCGCTGACATTGGAAGCAGCTACCGTCATTTGAGTGATGTTACCatgaatatattcattttttattgcagCTGGAGCTATTGGGGTATTTGAAGCTGAATTAATGTTACCGATTGCGGCGGCATCGACTTTCTCCCAATCGTAAGGATCAGCGTCCTTAACACCTCGTCGTTTCATACATCTCTCAAAAAGGCCAATTAGCATCTGTAATTAAAGtgctatataaatatttcctcattttaaatagttttaactAAAAAATTCGAGTTATATGACAAGGATAAAATAACTCT harbors:
- the LOC117573090 gene encoding tau-tubulin kinase homolog Asator isoform X1, which produces MTAQASGESAMQNSNAGNQNIFSKQHQQELVLAVNSSVAIPNFPSALVKSSSVVIANHESADGDTGTTMQTNMQFKSTHATNNMRRNAIQAQEQVQGSTSIHNNSAPVYYATEEKHVVSHPLPLLAKLLTDDSAHKGRNNDLVINSTETDFERNKNSHINVDGANSRSLGRDNSHQQSANKKNNDNMIKNTVEDAYSSPQQHQKSAESGSDSKRLFSTTNVTDQKSTYGRLRVLNVPPPMQTQVVESAENLPFDAICANEILIPRSAAISATSTTTIPPANRRSVTSTNLRPSSSGAGTGSISSHRLSNTVISSIPVRSSATAGDHSVTQFALIDDENVSALQQVTRGGGALTLASQWKSQFDDSEDTTDNEWKQEPQSQPNVDKSTKADASLVLLHGLSSVPVPRTNNSKSKLFGNDHVKRHTLNIAGIENYEMLQISLPHWWSEPAMGNVLRNKLQPPAVQQAAFDNTVYRMDIARNVCVRESNSEIVPISNKKNHLTSHMAATISSFKDAAVDLDSNMYSKKIIDERSISTRRHRNSLPNVCFIDGFDEKPISFRKSTQPTATVPSWGAKTTTKTFPQHRNNINDKKPQPSLIHNPSCFHESGALELDDAGNQGEDEGCISGRLEFRVISKETPHLDESVYYKALAALKTPNTTITDGIVAAKETAVPGDIRTSGLSDKEAINCDENDRMETNISGSSHLTKNLINKDHDAKAKIKSSTNDGSQHIASTDYQSLVVRDITSNAAFTMGCELVLSTPSVISTAAQPSGVGVIGQQELLQNESFNSPNCKFEPTDSNRVHNYSQISPTTTDLTPGLRRRRESTEGKYITDPAQLNLRFQRPRCRASSSNRCVLNSFEDQLTDKSEDKDGKEFEVPFCCNSAAKSGTLETSNAAWTQNTIETSMRNISPPPGDPKIENSARLRRYRHNIE